AGCGTCCAGACCGACGACGGCCGCATCGTGCAGGAGCTCCTCCCAGCCGGCGCGACGCGTGAGTGGACCTCGCCCAAGCGCTTCCTCCTCACCATCGGCAACGCGGGTGGCGTCTCCCTCGAGCTCAACGGTCGGCCGCTACCGCCGCTGGGCGCGCGGGGCGCGGTGATCCGCCAGCTCGTCATTCCCGCCGAGCCCGGGATCCCTACGCCGTGAGCTGGGTGTCTGCCGTCGCCGAACGGCTGCGCCTCGGACTCAGCCGTTCCCAGAACCTCCTGCGCGGGGGACTGGCCGCGCTCGTGTCGTCCCACGCGGCCGTGGATGCCAGCTTCCTGGAAGGGCTGGAGGAGCTTCTGATCGCGGCCGACGTGGGCCCGGTGGTCGCGCGGCGGTTCACCGACAGGCTCAGGGCGGAAGTCGAGCGAGGCCACCGCGGCTCTCCGGAAGAGGTGCGTGCGGCGTTCCGCGAGTTCCTGCTCGAGACCCTCGCGCCGGCCGCCCAGCCCCTCGACCTCGCGCACACGCCGAGCGTGCTGTTCGTCCTCGGCGTCAACGGCTCGGGGAAAACCACGACGTGCGGGAAGCTCGCCGCGGCCCTCAAGGCCGACGGGAAGGCGGTGCTCCTGGCCGCCGCGGACACGTTCCGGGCAGCCGCGATCGAGCAGCTCGAGGCGTGGGGCGATCGGGTCGGCGCCGAGGTCATCCGTCAGGCGCCCGGGGCCGATCCAGGGGCCGTCGTCTTCGACGCGCTGAAGGCGGCGATGGCTCGGAGGGTGGACGCGCTGATCGTCGACACAGCCGGCCGGCTGCACACGAAGCAACCGCTGATGGAGGAACTGGCGAAGCTGACGCGCGTGGCGGCCAAGCAGCTTCCCGGGGCTCCCCACGAGCGGCTCATGGTGCTCGACGCGCCCACGGGGCAGAACGGCCTCGCCCAGGCCCGACTCTTCCACGCCCACGTCGGGCTGACGGGCATCGTCCTGACCAAGCTCGACGGCACCGCCAAGGGCGGCATCGTCGTGCGGATCTACCAGGAGCTCGGCCTTTCGATCAAGCTCGTGGGAACCGGCGAGGGAAGCGAGGACCTTCAGCCCTTTGACCCGGAGGCCTTTGTGGCCGCGCTGCTCCCTGAGTGAGAGGTGAGCCGTGACCTCCCCCTCCGATGACCGCGCCGTTATGCGGCGGGCGCTCGGGCTGGCCGTGCGGGCCCAGGGCCTCACGTCGCCAAACCCGCTCGTCGGCGCTGTCGTCGTGCGGGACGGCGCCGTCGTCGCGGAAGGCCATCACCGCCACGCTGGTGCGCCCCACGCCGAGATCGAGGCGCTCGGGGTCGCGGGCGAGCTCGCCCGCGGGGCCACGCTCCACGTGACACTCGAACCGTGTGTCCACCGCGGACGGACCGGCCCGTGCGTGCCCGAGGTCCTCGCCGCCGGGATCAAGCGAGTCGTGGTGGCGACGGCGGATCCGAACCCGCAGGTGAACGGGCGGGGGATCGCTGCGCTCAGGGACGCGGGGGTCGAGGTGACGGTCGGGGTCCTCGAAGCCGAGGCGCGGGAAGTGAACCGCGCGTTCTTCACGTACATGACGGCGCAACGCCCCCTCGTGACCCTGAAGGCGGCGGTTTCGCTCGACGGGAAGATCGCGGCGTGGGACCGGACGTCGCGC
The sequence above is a segment of the Candidatus Rokuibacteriota bacterium genome. Coding sequences within it:
- the ftsY gene encoding signal recognition particle-docking protein FtsY — encoded protein: MSWVSAVAERLRLGLSRSQNLLRGGLAALVSSHAAVDASFLEGLEELLIAADVGPVVARRFTDRLRAEVERGHRGSPEEVRAAFREFLLETLAPAAQPLDLAHTPSVLFVLGVNGSGKTTTCGKLAAALKADGKAVLLAAADTFRAAAIEQLEAWGDRVGAEVIRQAPGADPGAVVFDALKAAMARRVDALIVDTAGRLHTKQPLMEELAKLTRVAAKQLPGAPHERLMVLDAPTGQNGLAQARLFHAHVGLTGIVLTKLDGTAKGGIVVRIYQELGLSIKLVGTGEGSEDLQPFDPEAFVAALLPE